In Streptomyces canus, one DNA window encodes the following:
- a CDS encoding glycoside hydrolase family 3 N-terminal domain-containing protein: MRRTALLVSAALLTSLLPLAVARAADDPPPVPVDRFEGEVPFASPPENGIFTWGSDTDDPPTLKLGPRDDAPEGDQVLTGTYDISGYGGFTHDFAFAEPAHDWSAHRGIRFWWEGQNNGRKVAFELKDGGANGEASELWTTSFTDDFSGWKQIEIPFTDFAYRTDYQPVGGIDHVLGLTEMWGYGVTLPVGAPGRFALDGVELYGKADQSLRANVTTDSAVYPVTQGRTAKVGITVATTGSAPIDEPVTVAYETAGGTASDADYVPLKGEFTFPAGTASGTTRTLQVVTRKDRTASETAETIPLKLTVTGAKAPAETPQVVIDAHGLPYLNSKLPVKKRVADLLSRMSLAEKTGQMTQAERGAVGTGADIAADDLGSLLSGGGSTPTPNTAEAWAKMIDSFQLRAQATRFQIPLIYGVDAVHGHNNLVGATVMPHNIGIGATRNPGLAQRTGAVTAAEVRATGIPWDFAPCLCVTRDERWGRSYESFGEDPALVESMETVVQGLQGARDGRDLKDDDRVLATAKHFVGDGGTAYGSSTTGTYTIDQGVTTVTRAQLEAIHLAPYKTAVDRGVGSVMPSYSSLDVVGDGLGPVKMHARADMINGVLKKKLGFDGFVISDWNGIDQIPGDYASDVRTSVNAGVDMVMAPYAYKDFHTALVQEVRAGRVSEKRIDDAVARILTQKFRLGLFEKPYADTSGASRIGSTGHRAVAREAAAESQVLLKNAGSVLPLRRSQKVYVAGSNADDIGNQSGGWTVTWQGASGAITPGTTILEAMRGNSARLTYSKDASEPLTGYDVGVVVVGETPYAEGVGDVGNGHDLELSAADRAAVDKVCAAMKCAVLIVSGRPQLIGDRLGEIDALVASWLPGTEGEGVADVLYGKRAFTGRLPVTWPRSQAQLPINVGDAAYDPQFPYGWGLTTLTKVPDGGAARLEALGAAARAAERAGADDRGRALVGQARLIVQRKAAQRVTAAMAKPFAEADHLLLTGHYGEAVRKLTEAYRAA, translated from the coding sequence ATGCGAAGAACCGCCCTGCTCGTCTCCGCCGCCCTGCTCACCTCCCTGCTGCCCCTGGCCGTCGCCCGAGCCGCCGACGACCCGCCCCCGGTTCCGGTCGACCGCTTCGAGGGCGAAGTCCCCTTCGCGAGCCCGCCGGAGAACGGCATCTTCACCTGGGGCAGCGACACCGACGACCCGCCAACTCTCAAGCTCGGCCCCCGGGATGACGCTCCCGAGGGAGACCAGGTCCTCACCGGCACCTATGACATCAGCGGCTACGGCGGCTTCACACACGACTTCGCCTTCGCCGAGCCCGCCCACGACTGGTCCGCCCACCGGGGCATCCGCTTCTGGTGGGAAGGCCAGAACAACGGCAGGAAGGTCGCCTTCGAGCTCAAGGACGGCGGCGCGAACGGCGAGGCCTCCGAGCTGTGGACGACGTCCTTCACCGACGACTTCAGCGGCTGGAAGCAGATCGAGATCCCCTTCACGGACTTCGCCTATCGCACCGACTACCAGCCCGTCGGCGGCATCGACCACGTCCTGGGGCTGACGGAGATGTGGGGGTACGGCGTCACACTCCCCGTCGGCGCACCCGGCCGATTCGCCCTGGACGGCGTCGAGTTGTACGGCAAGGCCGACCAGTCGCTGCGCGCGAACGTCACCACCGACTCCGCCGTCTACCCGGTCACGCAGGGCAGGACCGCGAAGGTCGGAATCACCGTCGCCACCACCGGCTCCGCCCCGATCGACGAACCGGTGACGGTCGCCTACGAGACGGCGGGCGGCACGGCCTCGGACGCGGACTACGTTCCCCTGAAGGGCGAGTTCACCTTCCCCGCGGGCACCGCGTCCGGCACCACCCGCACCCTCCAGGTCGTCACCCGCAAGGACAGGACCGCCTCCGAGACCGCCGAGACCATCCCCCTCAAGCTCACCGTCACCGGCGCCAAGGCCCCCGCCGAGACCCCGCAGGTCGTCATCGACGCGCACGGGCTGCCGTATCTGAACAGCAAGCTCCCCGTGAAGAAGAGGGTCGCGGACCTCCTCTCCCGGATGTCCCTCGCGGAGAAGACCGGTCAGATGACCCAGGCCGAGCGCGGAGCCGTCGGGACCGGGGCCGACATCGCCGCCGACGACCTCGGCTCGCTGCTCTCCGGCGGCGGCTCCACGCCCACGCCCAACACCGCGGAGGCCTGGGCGAAGATGATCGACTCCTTCCAACTCCGGGCGCAGGCAACCAGGTTCCAGATCCCGCTCATCTACGGCGTCGACGCCGTCCACGGCCACAACAATCTGGTCGGTGCCACGGTCATGCCGCACAACATCGGCATCGGCGCGACCCGGAACCCCGGGCTCGCGCAGCGGACAGGTGCCGTGACCGCCGCCGAGGTCCGTGCCACCGGCATCCCCTGGGACTTCGCGCCCTGCCTCTGCGTCACCCGCGACGAACGCTGGGGCCGTTCCTACGAGTCCTTCGGCGAGGACCCGGCTCTCGTCGAGTCGATGGAGACGGTCGTCCAGGGGCTCCAGGGCGCCCGTGACGGACGGGACCTGAAGGACGACGACAGGGTCCTCGCCACCGCCAAGCACTTCGTCGGCGACGGCGGAACCGCGTACGGCTCCTCCACCACCGGCACCTACACCATCGACCAGGGCGTCACCACGGTCACGCGAGCGCAGCTGGAGGCGATCCACCTCGCGCCGTACAAGACCGCGGTGGACCGTGGCGTCGGCTCGGTCATGCCGTCGTACTCCTCGCTCGATGTCGTCGGCGACGGCCTCGGACCGGTGAAGATGCACGCCCGCGCCGACATGATCAACGGAGTCCTTAAGAAGAAGCTCGGCTTCGACGGCTTCGTCATCAGCGACTGGAACGGCATCGACCAGATCCCCGGCGACTACGCGAGCGACGTCCGTACGTCCGTCAACGCCGGCGTCGACATGGTCATGGCCCCTTACGCCTACAAGGACTTCCACACCGCGCTCGTCCAGGAGGTGCGGGCCGGTCGCGTCAGCGAGAAGCGGATCGACGACGCCGTGGCGCGCATCCTCACGCAGAAGTTCAGGCTCGGGCTCTTCGAGAAGCCGTACGCCGACACGAGCGGCGCCTCGAGGATCGGTTCCACCGGGCACCGGGCCGTGGCACGCGAGGCGGCCGCCGAGTCGCAGGTGCTGCTGAAGAACGCGGGGAGCGTGCTGCCGCTGAGGAGGTCGCAGAAGGTGTACGTCGCCGGGTCCAACGCCGACGACATCGGCAACCAGAGCGGTGGCTGGACGGTCACCTGGCAGGGTGCCTCCGGTGCCATCACCCCCGGCACGACGATCCTGGAGGCGATGCGCGGGAACTCCGCGCGGCTGACCTACTCCAAGGACGCCTCCGAGCCGCTGACCGGCTACGACGTCGGTGTGGTCGTCGTCGGCGAGACCCCGTACGCCGAGGGCGTCGGAGACGTCGGCAACGGCCACGACCTGGAGCTGTCCGCCGCCGACCGGGCCGCCGTCGACAAGGTGTGCGCGGCCATGAAGTGCGCGGTGCTGATCGTCTCCGGGCGGCCTCAGCTCATCGGTGACCGGCTCGGCGAGATCGACGCCCTGGTGGCCTCCTGGCTGCCGGGCACCGAGGGCGAGGGGGTCGCGGACGTCCTGTACGGCAAGCGGGCCTTCACCGGCCGGCTCCCCGTCACCTGGCCCAGGTCGCAGGCGCAGCTGCCGATCAACGTCGGTGACGCGGCGTACGACCCGCAGTTCCCCTACGGCTGGGGCCTGACCACGCTCACCAAGGTCCCGGACGGCGGGGCGGCCAGGCTCGAGGCGCTCGGGGCCGCGGCCAGGGCGGCCGAGCGGGCCGGCGCCGACGACAGGGGCCGCGCGCTCGTCGGGCAGGCCCGGCTGATCGTCCAGCGCAAGGCGGCACAGCGGGTGACGGCCGCCATGGCCAAGCCCTTCGCCGAGGCCGACCACCTGCTGCTGACCGGACACTACGGAGAGGCGGTGCGGAAGCTGACGGAGGCGTATCGGGCCGCCTGA
- the cimA gene encoding citramalate synthase — MTATSELDDQFHVFDTTLRDGAQREGINLTVADKLAIARHLDDFGVGFIEGGWPGANPRDTEFFARARQEIDFRHAQLVAFGATRRAGAKASEDPQVKALLDSGADVITLVAKSHDRHVELALRTTLDENLEMVRDTVSFLKDQGRRVFVDCEHFFDGYRANPEYAKAVVRAASEAGASVVILCDTNGGMLPAQVQAVVATVLADTGARLGIHAQDDTGCAVANTLAAVDAGATHVQCTANGYGERVGNANLFPVVAALELKYGKKVLPDGKLREMTRISHAIAEVVNLTPSTHQPYVGVSAFAHKAGLHASAIKVDPDLYQHIDPEQVGNTMRMLVSDMAGRASIELKGKELGVDLGGDRELVGRVVERVKERELKGYTYEAADASFELLLRAEVQGKPLKYFGVESWRAIVEDRPDGTHANEATVKLFAKGERIVATAEGNGPVNALDRALRVALEKIYPQLAKLDLVDYKVRILEGVHGTQSTTRVLISTSDGTGEWSTVGVAENVIAASWQALEDAYTYGLLRAGVEPAE; from the coding sequence ATGACCGCAACCAGCGAGCTCGACGATCAGTTCCACGTCTTCGACACCACCCTGCGCGACGGCGCCCAGCGGGAGGGCATCAACCTCACCGTCGCGGACAAGCTGGCCATCGCACGGCACCTGGACGACTTCGGCGTGGGCTTCATCGAGGGCGGCTGGCCCGGCGCCAACCCACGGGACACCGAGTTCTTCGCCCGCGCCCGGCAGGAGATCGACTTCCGGCACGCCCAGCTCGTCGCCTTCGGCGCGACCCGTCGGGCGGGCGCGAAGGCGTCGGAGGACCCGCAGGTCAAGGCCCTCCTGGACTCTGGCGCCGACGTGATCACCCTGGTCGCCAAGTCGCACGACCGACACGTCGAGCTGGCGCTCAGGACGACGTTGGACGAGAACCTGGAGATGGTCCGCGACACGGTGTCCTTCCTGAAGGACCAGGGCCGCCGCGTCTTCGTCGACTGCGAGCACTTCTTCGACGGCTACCGCGCGAACCCGGAGTACGCGAAGGCCGTCGTACGGGCGGCCTCGGAGGCCGGCGCCTCCGTCGTCATCCTCTGCGACACCAACGGCGGCATGCTCCCGGCCCAGGTCCAGGCGGTCGTCGCGACCGTCCTCGCGGACACCGGTGCCCGGCTCGGCATCCACGCCCAGGACGACACCGGCTGTGCGGTCGCCAACACCCTCGCCGCCGTGGACGCGGGCGCGACCCACGTCCAGTGCACTGCGAACGGCTACGGCGAGCGGGTCGGCAACGCCAACCTCTTCCCGGTCGTCGCGGCCCTGGAGCTCAAGTACGGCAAGAAGGTCCTCCCCGACGGCAAGCTGCGCGAGATGACCCGCATCTCGCACGCGATCGCCGAGGTCGTCAACCTCACTCCCTCCACCCACCAGCCCTACGTCGGCGTCTCGGCCTTCGCCCACAAGGCGGGCCTGCACGCCTCCGCGATCAAGGTCGACCCGGACCTCTACCAGCACATCGACCCCGAGCAGGTCGGCAACACCATGCGGATGCTGGTCTCCGACATGGCGGGCCGCGCCTCGATCGAGCTCAAGGGCAAGGAACTCGGCGTCGACCTCGGCGGCGACCGCGAGCTGGTCGGCCGGGTCGTGGAGCGGGTCAAGGAACGCGAACTCAAGGGCTACACGTACGAGGCCGCCGACGCCTCCTTCGAACTCCTCCTGCGCGCCGAGGTCCAGGGCAAGCCCCTGAAGTACTTCGGGGTCGAGTCCTGGCGCGCGATCGTGGAGGACCGCCCCGACGGCACCCACGCCAACGAGGCCACGGTCAAGCTCTTCGCCAAGGGCGAGCGCATCGTCGCCACCGCGGAGGGCAACGGCCCGGTCAACGCCCTCGACCGCGCCCTGCGCGTGGCCCTGGAGAAGATCTACCCCCAGCTCGCCAAGCTCGACCTCGTCGACTACAAGGTCCGCATCCTCGAAGGCGTCCACGGCACCCAGTCCACCACCCGCGTCCTGATCTCCACGTCGGACGGCACGGGGGAGTGGTCGACGGTGGGCGTCGCGGAGAACGTGATCGCGGCGTCGTGGCAGGCCCTGGAGGACGCCTACACGTACGGGCTGCTGCGGGCCGGGGTGGAGCCGGCGGAGTAG
- a CDS encoding TolB family protein, which yields MTDNAMTDNAMSTTDHGGPTMHGKKRLAAALLAAIATAALTAPAATAAPRGPYTEPVSVTPEGKAGNGVTRTAVISRNGRHLALTSDAEDLDPHVPHGGMYLRDPHTGKLRFAGFGGLVAVLNDGRYVYAEYGPESAELWIHDIGTGKRVGFGIEVPEGFTGRPAEISVSPDGRYAVYTLQETAGNTGVVFLRDRIKGTTERVSHPKPTWEPRNASRPTVSDDGRRIVYQYSYANGPRGDDWGDVWMYDRGTGEHTQIDRSYDGSQTERESLNPSISGDGRTVVFESRDTHLVPDDTDVSWNVFVHSLRTGTNERIHGTQGGRGEVYTRNAAISADGRYLTFMSKVAEPGSRYGEEYPVYLRDLKKGTTTLVTPDTTGGTATADVLPGRIADGARRILFQSSDPTLIPAGDTNEGTDAFVRHLR from the coding sequence ATGACGGACAACGCAATGACGGACAACGCGATGTCAACGACCGATCACGGGGGACCAACCATGCACGGCAAGAAGCGCCTGGCAGCCGCGCTCCTGGCGGCCATCGCCACCGCGGCACTCACGGCTCCGGCGGCGACCGCCGCACCCAGGGGCCCGTACACCGAGCCGGTCAGCGTCACCCCGGAGGGAAAGGCGGGCAACGGCGTCACACGCACCGCGGTCATCAGCCGCAACGGTCGCCACCTCGCCCTCACCTCGGACGCCGAGGACCTGGACCCCCATGTGCCGCACGGCGGTATGTACCTGCGCGACCCGCACACCGGCAAGCTCCGCTTCGCGGGCTTCGGGGGTCTGGTGGCGGTCCTGAACGACGGCCGCTACGTCTACGCCGAGTACGGCCCGGAGTCCGCGGAGCTGTGGATCCACGACATCGGGACGGGCAAGCGGGTCGGGTTCGGTATCGAGGTCCCCGAGGGCTTCACCGGGCGGCCCGCCGAGATCTCCGTCAGCCCCGACGGCCGCTACGCCGTCTACACGCTCCAGGAGACCGCCGGGAACACCGGCGTGGTCTTCCTGCGCGACCGCATCAAGGGCACCACCGAGCGCGTCAGCCACCCCAAGCCCACCTGGGAGCCGCGCAACGCCTCCCGGCCGACGGTCAGTGACGACGGGCGCCGGATCGTCTACCAGTACTCCTACGCGAACGGGCCGCGCGGCGACGACTGGGGCGACGTCTGGATGTACGACCGCGGCACGGGCGAGCACACTCAGATCGACCGCTCCTACGACGGCTCGCAGACCGAGCGGGAGTCGCTGAACCCGTCCATCAGCGGCGACGGCCGTACGGTCGTCTTCGAGTCCCGGGACACCCACCTGGTTCCCGACGACACCGACGTGAGCTGGAACGTGTTCGTGCACTCCCTGCGCACCGGCACCAACGAGCGCATCCACGGCACCCAGGGCGGCCGCGGCGAGGTCTACACCCGGAACGCGGCGATCAGCGCCGACGGCCGCTATCTCACGTTCATGTCGAAGGTGGCCGAGCCCGGCAGCCGGTACGGCGAGGAGTACCCCGTCTATCTGCGGGACCTGAAGAAGGGCACCACGACCCTCGTCACCCCGGACACGACCGGTGGCACCGCGACGGCCGACGTCCTGCCGGGCCGGATCGCCGACGGCGCCCGCCGGATCCTCTTCCAGTCCTCCGACCCGACGCTGATCCCGGCCGGCGACACCAACGAGGGCACCGACGCGTTCGTACGGCACCTTCGATGA
- a CDS encoding TolB family protein: MSRVSRALLGATVVLALAGTTAQAQAQSHAQTQAQSRPGKSPTQRVSTGADGGQADGSSSEAAISADGRHVAFVSVASSFGCADFTPCLLVKDLSDGGVTKIDLGSGHTYGSPTPSADGSRIAFSAGTRFLAPYLYDRATGRAEKLWPQDPPGFNELGGVQSISPDGTHVAYTIGNRNGPENTRLLYVRDTATGTDELVSPAEEGQKAGASVSGDGKRVAYGVRVDSDEDPVDVYVKDRRTGERTQVDTGLGVAYLVSITADGRRVLLDAESGLYVHDLRTGESRRVADGRPLSATADGRYAVVAGDDGTRVRDLRTGLRGAALPPSAQVMDGALAAKGRAVAFSSTASHLVPGDTNAESDVFVFSGGLRRNPAPMPSVTERISTTRDGQQRAGASYDAAMGQDKVVSFTSEGDVFVNTPSGVSQVNSAGQKPSSEGTPCYSGREVGYVAPYASDGGPGVHIRNRAVGKLTSLGSYQGVRFTWMGQPVVDPTCQWLTYAATLPATDSDPDPQPRVYRFKFNGGGTDVVSAPTGGAAGNPSVNYGGRYIAFEQGGSVYVRDLDTGTLEKAAERASAPSLSADGRKVAYQPGRDSYVRDLDTGTTTRVGGTQPSLSGDGTRVAYTAGRSIHLLELATGKRQLISVDRWGGRNDLPAGHPSVNADGTVVAFESASPDLVEGDTNGVSDVFLRTVQ; the protein is encoded by the coding sequence ATGTCCCGCGTCTCAAGAGCCCTGCTGGGAGCGACAGTTGTTCTCGCCCTGGCCGGTACCACCGCCCAGGCCCAGGCCCAGTCCCACGCCCAGACCCAGGCCCAGTCCCGTCCCGGGAAGTCCCCCACCCAGCGTGTGAGCACCGGTGCCGACGGCGGCCAGGCGGACGGATCCTCGAGCGAAGCCGCGATCAGTGCCGACGGCCGCCATGTCGCGTTCGTGTCCGTCGCGTCGAGCTTCGGGTGCGCGGACTTCACCCCGTGTCTGCTGGTGAAGGACCTGTCCGACGGCGGGGTCACGAAGATCGACCTCGGCAGCGGCCACACGTACGGCTCACCGACGCCGAGCGCCGACGGAAGCCGTATCGCCTTCTCCGCGGGCACCCGTTTCCTGGCCCCCTATCTGTACGACCGCGCCACCGGCCGCGCGGAGAAGCTGTGGCCGCAAGATCCGCCCGGCTTCAACGAGTTGGGCGGCGTGCAGTCGATCAGCCCGGACGGCACGCACGTCGCGTACACCATCGGCAACCGCAACGGCCCGGAGAACACCCGGCTCCTGTACGTCCGCGACACCGCCACCGGCACCGACGAACTGGTCTCACCTGCCGAGGAGGGCCAGAAGGCCGGGGCCTCGGTGAGCGGAGACGGAAAGCGGGTCGCGTACGGCGTCCGCGTCGACAGCGACGAGGATCCCGTCGACGTCTACGTCAAGGACCGCAGGACGGGCGAGCGGACCCAGGTGGACACGGGCCTCGGAGTCGCCTACCTGGTCAGCATCACCGCGGACGGCCGCCGTGTCCTCCTCGACGCGGAGAGCGGCCTGTACGTCCACGACCTGCGCACCGGCGAGTCGCGGCGGGTGGCCGACGGACGGCCGCTCTCGGCCACGGCCGACGGCCGGTACGCCGTCGTCGCCGGCGACGACGGCACCCGGGTGCGTGATCTGCGTACCGGGCTGCGGGGGGCCGCTCTGCCGCCGAGCGCCCAGGTGATGGACGGCGCACTGGCCGCCAAGGGCCGTGCGGTGGCCTTCAGTTCGACGGCGTCCCACCTGGTTCCGGGCGACACCAACGCGGAGTCGGACGTGTTCGTCTTCTCCGGCGGGCTGCGCAGGAACCCGGCGCCGATGCCGTCCGTCACCGAGCGCATCAGCACGACCCGGGACGGGCAGCAGCGGGCCGGAGCGTCCTACGACGCGGCGATGGGGCAGGACAAGGTCGTCTCCTTCACCTCGGAGGGCGATGTCTTCGTGAACACCCCCAGCGGCGTCTCGCAGGTCAACTCGGCCGGCCAGAAACCGTCGTCCGAGGGCACCCCCTGCTACAGCGGACGCGAGGTCGGCTATGTGGCCCCCTACGCCTCCGACGGCGGCCCGGGGGTCCACATCCGCAACCGCGCGGTCGGCAAGCTCACCAGCCTGGGCTCCTACCAGGGCGTCCGCTTCACCTGGATGGGACAGCCCGTGGTGGACCCCACCTGCCAGTGGCTCACCTACGCGGCGACCCTGCCCGCCACCGACAGCGATCCGGACCCGCAACCCCGCGTCTACCGCTTCAAGTTCAACGGCGGCGGCACCGACGTGGTCAGCGCGCCCACGGGCGGAGCGGCGGGCAACCCGTCCGTCAACTACGGCGGCCGGTACATCGCTTTCGAGCAGGGCGGCTCCGTGTACGTCCGTGACCTGGACACCGGCACCCTGGAGAAGGCCGCGGAGCGCGCGTCGGCACCCTCCCTCAGTGCGGACGGCCGCAAGGTCGCCTACCAGCCGGGCCGCGACTCCTACGTCCGCGACCTCGACACCGGCACCACGACCCGGGTCGGGGGCACCCAGCCCTCGCTCTCGGGAGACGGCACCCGGGTGGCGTACACAGCGGGCCGTTCCATCCACCTGCTCGAACTCGCGACCGGAAAGCGCCAGTTGATCAGCGTCGACCGCTGGGGCGGCCGCAACGACCTCCCGGCCGGACACCCCTCCGTCAACGCCGACGGCACGGTCGTCGCGTTCGAGTCGGCGTCACCCGATCTGGTGGAGGGGGACACCAACGGAGTGTCGGACGTGTTCCTCAGGACAGTGCAATGA
- a CDS encoding protein TolB: MSGAAACLSGAALLVAFTGTTASAAPHVDRVSTAADGTQGDKASSAAVTTPNGRFVAFRSSATNLVPEGITHPGTYSYVRDLRTAEVTKMENALSTPRLSADGRWATYIDWGSRKINVFLTDLTNGTRARVGGDAQDSAASPEISANGRYLAYQWSGHPQFPTRIDLYDRVTGTTETVSAGPADSARDMDNPSLSGDGRLVAYQDNGTGDVWLADRATGTQTEVDDGTRSTVVQLSVNGRVLVMDSADGSYVRDLRTDRVRHFPGVQVRAVSPDGRRLLLQDGQSNLWLLHGGHRELVGNGGAVDGSVSDRGRAVVYSTEDADVVPGDTNGVHDVFQWRSR; this comes from the coding sequence ATGTCCGGAGCCGCCGCATGTCTTTCAGGCGCGGCCTTACTCGTCGCGTTCACCGGTACCACCGCATCCGCCGCACCGCACGTCGACCGCGTCAGCACCGCCGCCGACGGAACCCAGGGCGACAAGGCCTCCAGCGCCGCGGTCACCACGCCGAACGGCCGCTTCGTGGCGTTCCGTTCGTCCGCGACCAACCTCGTGCCCGAGGGGATCACCCACCCCGGCACCTACTCCTACGTCCGTGACCTGAGAACCGCCGAGGTCACCAAGATGGAGAACGCGCTCAGCACGCCCCGGCTCAGCGCCGACGGCCGCTGGGCCACGTACATCGACTGGGGCAGCCGTAAGATCAACGTCTTCCTGACCGACCTGACCAACGGCACGAGAGCCCGGGTCGGGGGCGACGCCCAGGACAGCGCGGCCTCCCCGGAGATCAGCGCGAACGGCCGCTACCTCGCCTACCAGTGGTCCGGGCACCCGCAGTTCCCGACCCGCATCGACCTCTACGACCGGGTCACCGGCACCACCGAGACCGTCAGCGCGGGCCCGGCCGACTCCGCCCGGGACATGGACAACCCGTCCCTCAGCGGTGACGGCCGCCTCGTCGCCTACCAGGACAACGGCACCGGGGACGTATGGCTCGCCGACCGCGCCACCGGTACGCAGACCGAGGTGGACGACGGCACCCGCTCGACCGTCGTACAGCTGAGCGTCAACGGCCGGGTCCTCGTGATGGATTCGGCGGACGGCTCGTACGTACGCGATCTGCGCACGGACCGGGTCCGGCACTTCCCCGGCGTCCAGGTGCGGGCCGTCAGCCCCGACGGGCGCCGACTGCTGCTCCAGGACGGGCAGTCGAACCTCTGGCTGCTGCACGGCGGACACCGCGAGCTCGTCGGAAACGGCGGTGCCGTCGACGGATCGGTCTCCGACCGGGGCCGCGCGGTCGTCTACTCCACGGAGGACGCGGACGTCGTCCCCGGTGACACCAATGGTGTGCACGACGTCTTCCAGTGGAGGTCCCGCTGA
- a CDS encoding branched-chain amino acid aminotransferase, which produces MTTPTIELKPSASPLSAAEREAILAHPGFGRHFTDHMVTIKWTEGRGWHDAQLVPYGPISLDPSTHVLHYGQEIFEGLKAYRQADGSVAVFRPEANARRFRNSARRMAMAELPEELFIEALDALIGQDADWVPPHGGEESLYLRPFMFATEAALGVHPANEYLFMLIASPSGAYFAGGVKPVTIWVSEDYVRAVPGGTGDAKTGGNYAASLLPQAEAAANGCDQVVYLDAVTRTKVEESGSMNIAFVYGDRIVTPSLTGSILEGITRDSLLQVARDLGYTAEEGVVTLDQWRADAASGALTEVFACGTAAVVTPIGHVKTKTDAWTHGDGAPGEVTLKLREALLGIQRGVREDKHGWMHKLG; this is translated from the coding sequence ATGACGACGCCCACGATCGAGCTCAAGCCCTCCGCCAGCCCGCTCTCCGCCGCCGAGCGCGAGGCGATCCTGGCCCATCCCGGGTTCGGCCGACACTTCACCGACCACATGGTGACGATCAAGTGGACCGAGGGGCGCGGCTGGCACGACGCACAGCTCGTCCCGTACGGCCCCATCTCCCTGGACCCCTCCACCCACGTCCTGCACTACGGTCAGGAGATCTTCGAGGGACTGAAGGCGTACCGCCAGGCCGACGGCTCGGTCGCCGTGTTCCGGCCGGAGGCCAACGCCCGGCGCTTCCGCAACTCCGCCCGCCGGATGGCGATGGCCGAGCTGCCCGAGGAGCTGTTCATCGAGGCCCTCGACGCGCTGATCGGCCAGGACGCCGACTGGGTCCCGCCGCACGGCGGCGAGGAGTCCCTCTACCTGCGGCCCTTCATGTTCGCCACGGAGGCCGCGCTCGGCGTCCACCCGGCCAACGAGTACCTCTTCATGCTGATCGCCTCCCCGTCCGGGGCGTACTTCGCCGGCGGGGTCAAGCCGGTCACGATCTGGGTCTCCGAGGACTACGTCCGCGCGGTCCCCGGCGGCACCGGCGACGCCAAGACCGGCGGCAACTACGCGGCCTCCCTCCTCCCGCAGGCCGAGGCCGCCGCGAACGGCTGCGACCAGGTCGTCTACCTCGACGCGGTGACCCGCACCAAGGTCGAGGAGTCCGGCTCCATGAACATCGCCTTCGTGTACGGCGACCGGATCGTCACGCCGTCGCTCACGGGCTCGATCCTCGAGGGCATCACCCGTGACTCCCTCCTCCAGGTCGCCCGCGACCTCGGCTACACCGCCGAGGAAGGTGTCGTCACCCTGGACCAGTGGCGTGCCGACGCCGCGTCCGGCGCCCTCACCGAGGTCTTCGCCTGCGGCACCGCCGCGGTCGTGACGCCGATCGGCCACGTCAAGACGAAGACGGACGCCTGGACCCACGGCGACGGCGCGCCCGGCGAGGTCACCCTGAAGCTGCGCGAGGCGCTGCTCGGCATCCAGCGCGGTGTCAGGGAGGACAAGCACGGCTGGATGCACAAGCTGGGCTGA